From a single Miscanthus floridulus cultivar M001 chromosome 8, ASM1932011v1, whole genome shotgun sequence genomic region:
- the LOC136468804 gene encoding uncharacterized protein yields the protein MGGQPEGMHLVLERTEGCISSQAVQSRGIKKATPEELCVTLSDKKGCFACNERSHNLDQCKIKYKLVSAAHQFGYATKFPFTVIRPSDEIVEKKKFYHHCILIKSNVTNLDKGILKDELKMFWKLSGDWELRRECNMTFMASFSSEDDVISCLKNPKIETLLQNKEVQLTITRWKESDDGSLDLVEEWLLVCGIPRIYRNWKELYQVASAFGVLMDVDEESLEVGDKESIRLKTAFRSFDGAPFSYYFAFGWSSKLVMVTAVQDKTEGMKHRNKELDKEHKKELHIAKSILLEEPKGIEESRSNGKAKENKISAPAATITNSEITVTESSKPIAPSPRSMTGEEHFRGIQKPKGIEESRSNGKAKENKISAPAATIINSEKTVTESIVLEEPKGIEESRSNGKAKENKISAPAATITNSEKTATESSKPEGVQSIGPSPRSMIGQEHFRGIQKPPIKYVFKRRGKKQQVTEAINKSSSNKMDKEVAPHSSSNATRTGASTVCDMLDQKDCSKMEPKRKLNLEEITPLGESKKAEKLGACRDTEYNNVAAPTINSKKTQILGDTSRNPRYELITKHTKGVGMDQMGSGVQGHQKDAPKMDTRLLPSSEEVVIYDSFSEMGLQENLLKGIYKYGLGKPSVVHQRGIVPLCKGFSVIHRSLSGTTETICTGVLQRLDYGSAECQALILVPTPNLAQETVKIIGALGQFLGVTAQTCTGGTSAHAYQQTMSRRVQVLVGTPDCILDVLQRHALSPDHIRMLFLDEADELLTGGSKDQIYNIILHLPKKIQVGLFSATYSNEGRQTSYRLFMDKPVEVIVPRDEELKNVKQYYLTVENEELKLVKLYDLFDTLEFTRIVIFVNTKQGVKSLIEDVRAKGYAVSASHGGMSQLGRDTAIQEFRAGSSRILIATDLRGTNLGQVPVVINYDLPTQLMQYISRVQQQRRYSETESVAINFVTPADERIVFDIQRFCDGQMIKLPSNPTFELLVGCDVQKCP from the exons ATGGGAGGACAGCCTGAGGGAATGCATCTGGTTTTGGAAAGGACTGAAGGATGTATTTCATCACAAGCTGTGCAAAGTAGGGGCATCAAAAAGGCCACGCCAGAAGAACTATGTGTTACTTTATCTGATAAAAAGGGGTGCTTTGCTTGCAATGAGAGGTCACACAACTTGGATCAGTGCAAGATAAAGTACAAACTTGTTTCTGCAGCACATCAATTTGGTTATGCTACAAAATTCCCATTTACCGTTATTCGGCCTTCAGATGagatagttgaaaagaagaaATTTTACCATCACTGCATTCTCATCAAATCTAATGTCACTAACTTGGACAAGGGTATATTGAAAGATGAACTCAAGATGTTTTGGAAGCTTTCTGGCGATTGGGAGTTAAGGAGAGAATGCAATATGACTTTCATGGCCTCCTTCAGCTCGGAGGATGACGTAATAAGTTGTTTAAAGAACCCTAAGATTGAAACGTTACTTCAGAATAAGGAGGTGCAATTGACTATAACAAGGTGGAAGGAAAGTGACGATGGAAGTCTTGACTTGGTTGAAGAGTGGCTTTTAGTGTGTGGGATCCCAAGAATATATAGAAACTGGAAGGAGTTATATCAGGTTGCTTCTGCATTTGGAGTGTTGATGGATGTGGACGAGGAAAGTTTGGAAGTTGGAGATAAGGAGTCTATTAGGCTGAAGACAGCATTCAGAAGTTTTGATGGTGCTCCTTTCTCTTACTACTTTGCATTTGGATGGTCTTCAAAACTAGTAATGGTCACAGCAGTACAAGACAAAACAGAAGGTATGAAACATAGAAATAAAGAGTTAGACAAGGAGCATAAAAAGGAACTGCATATAGCAAAAAGTATATTGCTAGAAGAGCCGAAGGGCATTGAAGAGTCAAGATCAAATGGAAAGGCCAAAGAAAACAAAATAAGTGCTCCAGCAGCCACAATAACAAACTCTGAGATAACAGTAACAGAGAGTTCAAAACCCATAGCCCCAAGTCCACGAAGCATGACTGGAGAAGAGCATTTCCGAG GTATACAAAAGCCGAAGGGCATTGAAGAGTCAAGATCAAATGGAAAGGCTAAAGAAAACAAAATAAGTGCTCCAGCAGCCACAATAATAAACTCTGAGAAAACAGTAACAGAAAGTATAGTGCTGGAAGAGCCGAAGGGCATTGAAGAGTCAAGATCAAATGGAAAGGCTAAAGAAAACAAAATAAGTGCTCCAGCAGCCACAATAACAAACTCTGAGAAAACTGCAACAGAAAGTTCAAAACCTGAAGGGGTGCAATCCATTGGCCCAAGTCCACGAAGCATGATTGGACAAGAGCACTTCAGAG GTATACAAAAGCCTCCTATCAAATATGTATTCAAAAGGAGAGGTAAGAAGCAGCAAGTTACTGAAGCAATAAACAAGAGCTCATCAAATAAAATGGATAAAGAAGTGGCTCCACATAGCAGCAGTAATGCCACAAGGACTGGAGCTTCAACTGTATGTGATATGCTGGATCAAAAAGATTGTTCAAAAATGGAACCCAAGAGGAAACTGAATTTGGAAGAAATAACTCCACTAGGGGAAAGTAAAAAGGCCGAAAAGCTTGGAGCATGCAGAGATACTGAATACAATAATGTAGCTGCCCCTACAATCAACTCGAAGAAGACACAAATATTAGGAGACACGTCAAGAAATCCGAGATATGAGTTGATCACTAAACATACCAAAG GTGTTGGGATGGATCAAATGGGATCTGGTGTTCAAGGTCACCAAAAAGATGCACCCAAAATGGACACACG GCTACTTCCAAGTTCCGAGGAAGTTGTTATCTATGACAGTTTCAGTGAGATGGGTCTTCAGGAGAATCTACTCAAGGGAATATATAAATATG GTCTGGGGAAGCCTTCCGTGGTCCATCAAAGAGGAATCGTGCCGTTATGCAAGGGCTTTAGTGTGATCCATCGATCCTTGTCTGGAACAACTGAGACAATTTGCACCGGTGTACTGCAGCGACTTGATTATGGATCTGCAGAATGCCAGGCTTTGATCCTTGTACCAACACCCAACTTAGCACAAGAGACCGTGAAAATTATTGGAGCACTTGGTCAGTTCCTTGGTGTTACAGCTCAAACTTGTACAGGAGGAACAAGTGCCCATGCATACCAGCAAACTATGTCAAGGAGAGTTCAGGTTTTAGTTGGCACCCCTGATTGCATTCTTGACGTGCTGCAAAGGCATGCATTGTCTCCAGACCACATTAGAATGCTTTTTTTGGATGAAGCAGATGAACTACTCACAGGAGGTTCCAAGGATCAG ATCTATAATATTATCCTGCATCTCCCAAAGAAAATTCAGGTTGGGCTCTTCTCTGCTACCTATTCCAATGAAGGTAGACAGACTAGCTATAGATTATTCATGGATAAGCCTGTGGAAGTCATTGTCCCAAGAGATGAAGAACTAAAGAATGTCAAGCAGTACTATCTGACAGTTGAGAATGAAGAACTGAAGCTAGTAAAACTGTATGATCTTT ttgat ACACTAGAGTTCACACGAATCGTCATCTTTGTGAACACAAAGCAGGGTGTCAAGTCGCTCATAGAAGATGTCAGAGCCAAGGGTTATGCTGTCTCAGCTAGCCATGGCGGTATGAGCCAGCTTGGCAGGGACACTGCCATCCAGGAGTTCAGGGCTGGATCATCCCGTATTCTCATCGCCACTGACCTTCGAGGCACCAATCTGGGGCAGGTTCCCGTTGTCATCAACTATGATCTGCCAACACAACTGATGCAGTATATCAGCCGTGTTCAGCAGCAAAGGAGATATTCTGAAACTGAAAGTGTGGCCATTAATTTTGTGACTCCTGCCGATGAACGCATAGTCTTTGATATCCAGAGGTTTTGCGACGGCCAGATGATCAAGCTACCCTCCAATCCAACATTTGAACTCTTGGTGGGCTGTGATGTTCAGAAATGTCCCTAA
- the LOC136476094 gene encoding uncharacterized protein, whose product MFLSFSRRPPLSCRPISDPSPPARRAAVADGRRRAGPLPGNARMRRGVKPGGATAVAAITVLTRAAPVGMGGDEPLLLRQRRLQWGWLETRMEDQGVFNTIREAVNLHLLACQHGNTKEYIHGQFSRNLGEI is encoded by the exons ATGTTCCTCTCTTTTTCCCGTCGCCCTCCTCTCTCTTGCAGACCCATCTCCGACCCTTCTCCTCCCGCGCGCCGTGCCGCCGTCGCTGACGGGCGACGCCGCGCGGGGCCGCTGCCGGGCAACGCGAGGATGCGGCGGGGCGTGAAGCCGGGCGGGGCCACCGCCGTTGCAGCCATCACGGTGCTAACCCGAGCTGCTCCTGTGGGGATGGGCGGTGACGAGCCGCTGTTGCTGCGGCAGCGGAG GCTACAGTGGGGCTGGTTAGAAACAAGAATGGAGGATCAAGGAGTTTTCAACACAATTAGAGAAGCTGTCAATTTGCATCTATTGG CTTGCCAACACGGCAACACCAAGGAGTACATTCATGGGCAATTCTCTAGAAACCTGGGAGAGATCTGA